ATATATTTAAATTTTTCATCTTACCTTCACTCTCCTCTCTATGATTTCATTATATGCATGTTCTGTTAAGAACAGGTTAAATAAAGGTTATGTTTTATTTAAGTATTATTATCACCAATCGCTTTAAATTATTACATAATAATCCATTACAGAAACCTCTTCAAACCCACAAGATTCGTAAAGTCCAATTGCATTTTTATTTTGAGACTCAACTTCGAGAAAAATGTTATCAGCGCCTTTTTCTTTTAATATATCTAATGTAGCTAATAAAATTTTTCGTCCATACCCCTTTCCTCTAAAGACTGGAAGCACTCCAAATCCATAAATAAAACCTTCCTTATTAATTATACTAATATGAACCTTCCCTATAATTTCCTCTTTAAGAAGTGCCATATAGCTAATGAAATTATTACCTTGCTGAATAAAGGAGTTTTCTAAGTCTTCTTTATCCATATTAACTACTTTAACCTCTTCACCATCAATTTCATTTTGTGGTTTTCCAAAGTAAATAGAAGTTTGGTTTTCAATTTCAGAAACGTCTTCACTAGTTGCTAATTTAAGTTTAATAATAGTAGCATTTTCATGTTTATGTATACTTTCCCCATCCAAAGCTTTTTTAGTTAAACACATTTTATACTCTGAGGTACCATATTCACCTCCAATAGAATTTATAAATTCTATTCCAGAAGTAGATGTATGATCACATAGCGCTAGAACCTCAGCTTTCGATATTCTTTGCCATTCTTCCTTTGCCATAAGATATAATTTTCTAAATATCCCCTTTCGCCTAAAGTCAGGATGTACCATCCCGCTTATTTGGACTGAATTTCCTCCGAAATTACATACTCCTAAATATCCTACTAAGGTCTTATTCTCATAATAAAGAAATTCTAGCAGTGCTCCGTCTTTTGCAGTTTCTTTTCTTTGCCTCTTTTTTAAATCAAGTTCCAATTTTAAGCAGGTCTTTTGTTTTTCATAACAAATAGCACAAAGGGCCCTAACAGCCTTATTGTCTTCCTCATCTAATTTTAATTTCATACAAATAGTATGATTATAACTATCCATTATTCTCCCCCTAGTATTTACCTTAAATTAAATTCTACTTCTCTTGCTTTTACTAACTCTTTTACTATTTCTATCTCTAGAAACAACCATCCAGAAGTGTTTAATAGTATGTAATCCTTCATAAAAAAAACCTGTTTTACAAAAGAAGAGCTCATCATTTTTCGTTTTTATCTGTGCTCTAAATGGATAGTTGTCGAGATTCCCTGAATAGCAAATAAATTGCCCCATGATCCTACAAATATCTGTAGGTGTTATCTGATATGGTTCTAAGGTTGTAAGACTTATTCCTGCTTGCCTTAGAGCTTCCATAACAAATTCAGTGCATATATATGTCTTGTAAATAGCATGCCTTTTATTATTAATAAGCCCAATAGCTTGAAGAAAATTGTAGTAATAAACTTCTGTATCGTTATAAACTTCATAAATAAATTTACTTATCAATTCATATTTTTCTTCTGTTACGGGTATTCGATATATGTTTATAGGTACATTTTCCTTTAATCCTATAGTAAGAGTAAACACACTCTCACGAACTATGCCTCCCACAAGGGGATTACTTACTGACAACCTACAAAATGAATACATTTGACTTAAATTTTTATCTAAACTAATTGAAGCATGATTGTATTTTTCTTTTAAAAATTTTCTAACTATCTTTCCTGTAGATGTTGGTGTTCTTGAAATAATAACATAAACATACTTTTCCATTTCATTTCTCCTTGTATCCACTTATATAAATAGGTGACTTTCCTTCTAAAAGATGCCTAAACTTTATATTTTCATATAATAATATTTTATAGAATTAAAAAAATGAAATTATTTATATTATAAACTTTAGCTTAATTATTTTCCACACAAAATCATCTTTATATAATATATCTTTATCAGTTAATATATTCTAATAATATTATTATTATATTGTTCCCAGTTATCCAACTTTTATGTTATTTATAATTTGCTAAGCTTTTATTGACAAATAATAAAATTAACCATAATATTTCTTTATTACATAGAATATAAAATTTAAATTATGTGGTGTATCATCTTGTAATTTAAGATGTATAATATATATACATACAATCGCAAGTAAAGGGGTTACTATAATGAGAAAAGAATATATAAGTTATATGAATGATTTACCTATAAGTATCTCCCTTAAGAATATAAATGACTACCCAATACATTGGCATAACTCTATCGAAATAATTTTTGTGCTAGAGGGCAGTATTAATGTACTTATAGAATCTGGCAATTATGAAGTATACGAGCGTGAAATTGAAATTATAAATTGTGATGAAGCCCACAGAATTTACTCAGAGGTTGAAAACAAGGTATTAATTTTCCACTTAGACCCTACATTTTTCGAAAAATATTATGATGATATGAAAAATATATATTTTTATACAAATTCAAGTGAAGAAGGCGCCCAAAGAGAAGAAAAATATGATGTTCTACGAAAATATTTATCTATCTTAGCTTGCGAAGTAATACAAAAAAGTGAGAATTTTGATGATCAAATAGAATCCATTTTAGTAAAGTTACTATTCCATTTAATAAACAATTTTCACTATCTTACATATGATGAAAAAGATATAAAAGAAAATGTAACGCAATTTCAAAGGTATCATAGAATCATTAGGTATATATACAATAACTATATGAATAAGATAAGTTTGCAAGACATAGCAAGTATAGAATATTTAAGTTCTTATTATTTATGTCATCAAATAAAAGAAATGTCTGGAACAAATTTAAAAGAATTAGTTAATAATGTACGAGTAGATGAATCTATTAAATTGTTATTAGATACTGATAAAACAATATCCGATATTTCTTTTGATGTTGGTTTTTCTCATGCCAGGTATT
This window of the Clostridium estertheticum genome carries:
- a CDS encoding GNAT family N-acetyltransferase produces the protein MDSYNHTICMKLKLDEEDNKAVRALCAICYEKQKTCLKLELDLKKRQRKETAKDGALLEFLYYENKTLVGYLGVCNFGGNSVQISGMVHPDFRRKGIFRKLYLMAKEEWQRISKAEVLALCDHTSTSGIEFINSIGGEYGTSEYKMCLTKKALDGESIHKHENATIIKLKLATSEDVSEIENQTSIYFGKPQNEIDGEEVKVVNMDKEDLENSFIQQGNNFISYMALLKEEIIGKVHISIINKEGFIYGFGVLPVFRGKGYGRKILLATLDILKEKGADNIFLEVESQNKNAIGLYESCGFEEVSVMDYYVII